The genomic stretch TGGCCCTCATGCAAGAAATTCACTCCCGCAGTGATTATCTTGTCGCCCTCGTGAAAATCGCCGTCTATATTGATTAAAGCATTGTTATTAATTGCACCGAGTTTGACGGGAATTTTTTTCGCTTGGCCTGAGTCATAAATCCATATAAAATTATTCGCACCCTGATTTAATATTGCAGTAGTCGGCACAAAAAACTTTCTTGTCGTGTCAATATCGCCCGTTAAATCAGCCTCGACAGTTACAGCCATACCCGGCAGAATTCTTAAATCTTTCTGAGCAGGCATTACAGCAGTTACAGCGTAAGTATTAGCTCCGGTTGCCTTAGTAGCTACTTCTTTAAGAGTCAGGGGGAATGATTTATCAGGCAGAGCGTCAAATTTCGCGTTAATCTTGAATAAATTAGATTTCTCCTGCAAATCCTGCAAATTATTAACTTTCTGAATCGGCGCAAGTAAAATATCATTATCGGGAATGTTAAATACTATTTCTAATGTGTGCAAATCCTGAAGGCTGAATATAGTCTGCTTTGCGTTTATGTCCTGAAAATTTTCGGCGAGTCTATCAGCGATTATTCCCTCAAATGGAGCTGTCAATCTCGTATCATTTACAGAATCGCGGGCGGCCTTTACGTTTGCTTCAGCTGTTCTGACTGCTGATCTAGTTACGTCCAATTGAGTTTTATATGTGTCATAGGCTGCTTTAGATACTGCCCTTTGCTTGTATAAATTCTCGTAGCGTTTAAAATTTGCTTGAGCGTCCTTGTATTGTGCCTGTGCTTGAGATAGTGCGCTTTGAGCCTGTGATAATCTCGTGTTAAAGTCTCTAGGATCGAGAGTCGCCAGTAATGCACCTTTCTTGACATGTTCGCCCTTTTCGACTTGAATATTATTCAGAGTTCCGGGGACTCTAAATGACAAATCCGCGCGTTTGCCTCCCTGAACAGTTCCAAAATAGTGCCTGTTAAACGTTGAGCCTGAATTGTGAAGTGTCATAGTTCGTACAGGTCTAATAATTTCTGGGTCGGGCTGAGATTCTTTTTTTTCGCGTAAAGTGTTGAAACCGTAAACAATGCCGACGACTAAAGCCGCCAATACTAAAAATTTTATAATA from Synergistaceae bacterium encodes the following:
- a CDS encoding efflux RND transporter periplasmic adaptor subunit translates to MKHIIKFLVLAALVVGIVYGFNTLREKKESQPDPEIIRPVRTMTLHNSGSTFNRHYFGTVQGGKRADLSFRVPGTLNNIQVEKGEHVKKGALLATLDPRDFNTRLSQAQSALSQAQAQYKDAQANFKRYENLYKQRAVSKAAYDTYKTQLDVTRSAVRTAEANVKAARDSVNDTRLTAPFEGIIADRLAENFQDINAKQTIFSLQDLHTLEIVFNIPDNDILLAPIQKVNNLQDLQEKSNLFKINAKFDALPDKSFPLTLKEVATKATGANTYAVTAVMPAQKDLRILPGMAVTVEADLTGDIDTTRKFFVPTTAILNQGANNFIWIYDSGQAKKIPVKLGAINNNALINIDGDFHEGDKIITAGVNFLHEGQHVRLLTEE